One region of Dehalococcoidia bacterium genomic DNA includes:
- a CDS encoding CoA transferase: MPGFPLEGIRVISFGTGAVIPDFGKILGEFGADVIKIESRGNPDFARTLGQTLDSSAGFNESNRSKRSLGINLKTEKGREVVKRLIKMSDIIGENFRGGVMKGFGLDYEGVNQIKPDIIYISSQGFGGGGPYSDYEAYGPMLSAFSGMLSLWAHPDDPYPVGSNAALPDHMCSKLAVVAVLAALDYRRRTGKGQFIDMAQIEVAATLIGEVYLDYTINKRVEKPMGNRNPYAAPHGCYRCKGEDEWCAISVFTDDEWQRFCDVLGNPGWTKDPKFTDILGRLINVDELDRLVEEWTANRDAQEVMETLQGVGIAAGVAQKAPYTIEDPQLKWRGAIIEIEHPIVGKKIYPGIPFKFSEMPLPPSSPAPLLGQHTDEICREILKMSEEEIKRLKEEGVLESPSI; encoded by the coding sequence ATGCCAGGATTCCCTCTGGAAGGAATAAGGGTCATAAGCTTTGGTACTGGCGCTGTAATCCCTGACTTCGGCAAGATTTTGGGGGAGTTTGGGGCTGACGTCATTAAGATAGAGTCAAGGGGGAACCCCGATTTCGCGAGAACTCTGGGGCAAACTCTCGATAGTAGTGCCGGGTTTAATGAATCGAATCGCAGTAAGCGGAGCTTGGGGATAAACCTGAAGACGGAGAAGGGAAGGGAGGTCGTTAAGCGGCTCATAAAGATGAGTGATATCATAGGGGAGAACTTCCGTGGCGGTGTTATGAAGGGCTTTGGATTGGACTATGAGGGTGTGAATCAGATCAAACCTGATATCATCTATATTAGCAGCCAGGGTTTTGGTGGTGGAGGACCCTACAGCGACTACGAGGCCTATGGTCCGATGCTCTCCGCTTTCTCTGGTATGCTCTCTCTCTGGGCGCACCCTGATGACCCCTATCCTGTAGGTTCCAACGCAGCCCTGCCTGACCATATGTGCAGTAAGCTGGCTGTTGTAGCTGTCCTGGCTGCTCTTGATTATAGGCGCCGAACTGGCAAGGGACAGTTCATCGATATGGCTCAGATAGAGGTGGCAGCCACCCTCATCGGCGAAGTCTATCTGGACTATACCATAAATAAACGGGTTGAAAAGCCGATGGGGAATCGGAACCCTTACGCTGCCCCTCACGGCTGCTACCGCTGTAAGGGTGAAGATGAGTGGTGTGCCATAAGTGTGTTCACTGATGATGAGTGGCAGAGATTCTGCGATGTCCTCGGCAATCCTGGCTGGACTAAGGATCCTAAATTCACTGATATCCTGGGACGATTGATAAACGTAGACGAGCTGGACAGGTTGGTGGAGGAATGGACCGCTAATCGCGATGCCCAAGAGGTAATGGAAACCTTGCAAGGTGTAGGGATAGCCGCTGGGGTGGCCCAGAAAGCCCCTTATACTATTGAGGATCCACAGCTCAAATGGCGAGGAGCAATCATAGAAATAGAACACCCTATAGTGGGGAAAAAAATTTACCCAGGCATACCTTTCAAGTTCTCCGAGATGCCACTTCCCCCGAGCTCGCCAGCTCCCCTCCTCGGCCAGCATACAGATGAGATATGCCGCGAGATTCTGAAAATGTCTGAAGAGGAGATAAAGAGGCTGAAGGAGGAAGGCGTCCTGGAATCCCCATCCATTTAG
- a CDS encoding CoA transferase yields MAEQKEGALSVYRILDLADSKGAYCTKLLADLGADVIKIEPPQGDSTRSIPPFVDDIPHLEKSLYFLYRHANKRGITLDLETSEGKAIFKKLVKTADVIVETYPPGYMASLSLDYPVLKEINLGLIMASITEFGQTGPYKDWKGSDIVDFAMSGVMISSGFSGKVPCNLPGTPAYDATSLLAAISILVALYHRGTTGKGQYIDAAVHESSRIGLFPWLVPIYSHALTDERITVVTDVRLGDAIYPVYPCKDGYIRVLAITPGQWNALVRVLGDPEVLRLPEWKDFIYRVGNAEDLYTLMVEFTPNYTMFELFEAGHREGVPIIPIHDIAGFVNNPHTKAREFFVEVNHPVIGKALYPGPPYKWTETPASTRRSAPCLGEHNEEIYCRELGFSKGDLSVLRRAGVV; encoded by the coding sequence GTGGCGGAGCAAAAAGAAGGTGCTTTGAGTGTATACCGCATCCTGGATCTTGCTGATAGTAAGGGCGCTTACTGTACGAAGTTGCTTGCGGATTTGGGCGCCGATGTCATAAAGATTGAGCCACCCCAAGGGGACTCCACCCGGAGCATCCCACCGTTTGTGGATGATATACCGCATCTGGAGAAGAGCCTCTATTTCCTTTATCGGCACGCCAACAAGCGGGGGATAACCTTGGACCTGGAGACTTCCGAGGGTAAGGCTATTTTCAAGAAGCTGGTCAAGACAGCGGATGTTATAGTGGAAACCTATCCTCCTGGCTATATGGCAAGCCTAAGCCTTGACTACCCAGTGCTCAAGGAGATAAACCTTGGCCTTATCATGGCCAGCATCACCGAGTTTGGTCAAACCGGCCCCTATAAGGATTGGAAAGGCTCTGATATCGTCGACTTCGCCATGAGCGGCGTCATGATCAGCAGTGGTTTCTCTGGAAAGGTACCATGTAACTTACCAGGGACACCGGCCTATGATGCGACTTCCCTGCTTGCTGCCATATCTATACTCGTTGCCCTCTATCATCGCGGCACCACAGGGAAGGGACAGTATATTGACGCAGCAGTGCACGAAAGCTCACGTATAGGTCTTTTCCCCTGGCTAGTGCCAATCTATTCTCATGCCCTGACTGACGAGAGAATAACAGTAGTGACTGATGTACGACTTGGAGACGCCATTTACCCCGTATACCCCTGTAAAGACGGCTATATTCGGGTGCTCGCCATAACCCCAGGGCAGTGGAATGCCCTAGTTCGGGTGCTTGGTGACCCTGAGGTGCTGCGTTTACCGGAATGGAAGGATTTTATCTACCGAGTTGGCAACGCTGAGGATCTTTACACTCTTATGGTTGAGTTCACTCCCAACTATACCATGTTTGAGCTCTTTGAAGCGGGGCATAGGGAGGGTGTTCCCATTATTCCTATTCACGATATAGCAGGTTTCGTCAATAACCCCCATACTAAGGCAAGAGAATTCTTTGTCGAGGTCAACCATCCTGTGATAGGTAAGGCTCTCTACCCGGGACCGCCATATAAATGGACGGAGACGCCCGCCAGCACAAGGCGCTCTGCCCCATGCCTTGGTGAACACAATGAAGAGATCTATTGCAGGGAGCTGGGATTTTCAAAAGGTGATCTGTCAGTCCTTAGGCGGGCTGGTGTTGTGTAG